From a region of the Mycobacteroides saopaulense genome:
- the dprA gene encoding DNA-processing protein DprA, producing the protein MSAELADWAYLSRVTEAPSAEIAAMVSVFGPQETAERVRRLDVPDRVRTIVRARHDVDRGREDLEILSRLGGRLVTPEDTEWPQWQFQAFASVDTNRMPTGRSPLVLWVVGEHSLSEVASRAAALVGTRACTGYGEHVAAELATGLVTRDVAVVSGAAFGIDGVAHRAALAGDGMTVAVLAGGVDVPYPMGHSGLLYRIARHGLIISEYPPGVRPARYRFLTRNRLVAALSGATVVVEAGVRSGAANTAAWARALGRPVGAVPGPITSAASAGTHVEIAERGAQLVVCAQDVVELAGRLGEFAPAAERSASVVDGLGEDEKRVYEALPGRGSASVQELVHESGLSPGRVRGALAILELERMVVDVAGDWKITRTSLVR; encoded by the coding sequence ATGAGCGCCGAGTTGGCCGACTGGGCCTATCTTTCCCGCGTCACCGAGGCGCCCAGTGCGGAAATCGCGGCCATGGTGTCGGTGTTCGGACCGCAGGAGACGGCCGAGCGAGTTCGGCGACTGGACGTGCCCGATCGGGTGCGGACCATTGTGCGTGCCCGGCATGATGTCGATCGCGGCCGCGAGGATTTGGAGATCCTGTCACGGCTGGGCGGGCGTCTGGTGACACCGGAGGACACGGAGTGGCCCCAGTGGCAGTTCCAGGCTTTCGCGTCGGTCGATACGAACAGGATGCCAACGGGGCGATCACCGCTCGTACTTTGGGTGGTTGGGGAGCACTCGCTGTCGGAGGTTGCCTCGCGTGCTGCAGCACTCGTCGGGACCCGAGCATGCACGGGATACGGCGAGCACGTCGCCGCTGAACTCGCCACCGGACTTGTTACTCGAGACGTGGCGGTGGTCTCGGGTGCCGCGTTCGGGATTGACGGCGTCGCGCATCGGGCCGCGCTGGCCGGTGACGGCATGACAGTCGCGGTGCTGGCCGGAGGAGTGGACGTGCCCTATCCAATGGGCCATTCCGGTCTGCTCTACCGAATCGCTCGGCACGGATTGATCATCAGCGAGTACCCGCCCGGCGTGCGCCCTGCTCGATACCGATTTCTGACCAGAAATCGTTTGGTGGCAGCACTTTCCGGAGCCACCGTTGTGGTGGAGGCAGGTGTGCGCAGTGGGGCGGCCAACACAGCGGCTTGGGCGCGGGCACTTGGGCGACCGGTCGGTGCTGTGCCTGGACCGATCACCTCCGCGGCGTCCGCGGGTACACATGTCGAGATCGCCGAACGGGGAGCGCAACTCGTCGTCTGTGCCCAGGATGTGGTCGAGCTGGCTGGTCGATTGGGCGAGTTTGCGCCTGCTGCGGAGCGATCCGCCAGTGTCGTCGACGGACTGGGCGAAGATGAGAAACGGGTCTATGAGGCCCTGCCTGGACGGGGCAGCGCGTCCGTGCAGGAGTTGGTGCATGAGTCGGGGTTGAGTCCGGGACGGGTGAGGGGTGCACTGGCGATTCTGGAACTTGAGCGGATGGTGGTCGATGTCGCGGGAGATTGGAAGATCACGCGCACCAGCCTTGTTCGGTGA